The region ATTCAAAATACGATAATacctttttttgtgtgattacacagaaatgtatcttgcatcttaaaatatattgaaatcaCATTCTGGGATAAAAGAATCCCAGCGTAAACCTCATTTGTCTGTACTGTGGGACTCCATACGTTTACAAGTTGGTATACTGCCACCCTGTTGGCCTAAAATGAAAACTCTGAATGTGAGCTTCATGGGAGATGTCAAAATGGCTCCCTTCTCCTTATCTGTTTACCTTTGCTCCATCTCTATCCGCATCtgtccctccccaccccacaccattggctgtggcaaatagaaccaattttccaccaatgagcttgaattattgtacagataTACAATGTGTCAGTccgtcaactgtacattttgaaattcaaagggctataaacacaggcagagggtgactCAGCATGTCAACAATGGTctcgtaacaatgtttttacacaaaaatcttacctgttgtacctttaagtatctGTAGCGGAGCCTGAGTGTCCTACCTCTCGTCCTCCCAGGACGTGGACGGTCCTGACCTGCAGAGCCACACCGACCTCACCGTCCCCACCTCCAGGGAGGAGCAGCTGGAGTACCTGCGCTGGAAGAAGGAGCGCGAGCAGATCGACCGCGAGCGCGTCGCCCGCCACAAAAACGCCAAGGGCCAGTGGAGGAGAGCGTGGGACATGGACAAATCAGAGAATATGTAAGGctgcgtttttgtttttttgggtttttttttttccccacccatCGTAGGCAAGTTTGCTGTGTATATATTGACCTGGAAAGCGTTCTAGATTTTCCATGTTTGGCTGTTCTGTTTGGActcttcatgttttttttttgtcataattTAAATTCTAAATTAgttataatttaaataaaaaaaggatttctTGCATGCTTTTTTGGTGGTCCTGTTTTGTCATTTCGCATTAGCAGGCTGTTTGCGCATGGCTGTTGCTGGTCGTCGGTTTATTAATGCTTGCTGCTGGTCATATGCGTGCGCTGAAAGATAAATGGAGAGTCGTGGTAGTCTCAGTGGGGGGTCATTTATTTCTCTGTTGAGGAAGGAGATGCTAAATCTGTCTCCAGTCAGTGACAGGCTTGAGCTAATCACCACTATGTTTGGATAAAGGAAGGAATCTCAGGTACCATCCATAGCGGACCTCTTCCACTCTTCTGAGATAAAGTATAGAGAGCAAAGAAGTACACAGCTGACAACACAGCACATTTGGATTGGTGGgttcttttaaaatgtatttaaacattaGCTTTTTTTGCTATTTGTTGTCAATAAGTTTAAtccaagttgttgttttttaataccGTCTCCCGTTTTTCTCACAATATGGAATACCCCGTacccaccttttttttttgcctcgcCCTGCGAGACCACTGGCCATAGTCAGCACTGCTATGGTCCAGATTCCATACCGGACCGTGTGGCCCACCAAAACAATACAACGGTGCATtagcaggatgagccacccagcagcgcTTAGAATTGGTTTGTTGatggaaatgggaaattgggttggaaatattaatataaaagtTCACACAAGTTTATTATTCTCAGAATTGTTCTGGTATTGGAGCTTTTCCAGTATGTCAgaaatcatcatcatccattCTGTGATTGTGGGAAGGAAGACTTGTCCACAtgatgaaacattacattattgttggAGGTTTTCATCTGGCTAATGCAGAACGTAATTTGCTCGGGTACACCTGCATGGCAATGGGACTGCCTCTCCTGCTTCTGCCTAACATCTGCCATTAATAATACAAGTGCACATTTACACCCATGTTTTTATGGGCGGCCAATTTACCTGGAATATGTTGTGCTTGCTCTCTTGATAGCTGGAATGTGATTTCAAAATACAGGATTTATTCATGTTGCTTGTGCATCACTGCAAATGAGGGGACAAAAGTGAACTGAAGTGTACTTGAGGAGCGCTATTTTAAGCTTTAGAATACTTCAAATTACGCTTAAAGAATGCTGAAGTTTTTCCCATGGGTGATTGAATGCTGCTTAATTATCATATATTCATGTATAAGGCTATATCATATTTTAGTTTATGCAAAAGTTTTGGGCTGTAACACAATTTCATTTTGGTTATGTTGTCTCTaccccagcacattggatttgaaattaaacaatgaaattgaggttaaagtgcagacggACAGCTTTAACTTGAAGCTATTATCCACATCAGTATTCCTGTTAGAATCACATCACTCCTTGGTTGACAAGTAGATAAgtactttgtattttaaattgaaGAATCGCAGAGACAGATTCACATGCAAAGCATGGTAATAAAAAGTACTGTAGCCCAAAACGAAACATTTCCTTAAAAGGTATGGTTCTAtgtagtctttttttctttctttactcAGCAGGTTATTTGTAAATGTGATGGATAACAATTTTTCTGGCCTTGACATGTCTAAACTTTATTAAATCAGATGGAattactgacactgacacagtgATGGATCTTCTGTGAAACAGATCAGATCGAAAGGACTGAGGCTTGACTTTGTCAGCATTTGGACTGTTTCCAGATGCTATCTCCTGTCTTTTGCAGATCGTTTCCACCCTGACTAATATGCACAAAACGGCAAGAAAGCATAGGACACAGTAATGCCCCAATGCAGTCTCAGCGCAACTTCTGAAACTCTTGCCTAATttcaaacatttatattttgtgttCTGGTGGTCTAAGACAGGCTGTCTCGTCTGTGAACATGAGGCTAGCTTTGCTTTTACTAACTTTAAGATGTGACTTCGATGGAAGTAGTGTTTACAAGAAAGCCAATGCACTGCATTTACTGCATTTGACCTCAATGGACGTAACAATTAACATAATGGGAACTGAGAGAATTGCAGCCTCATAAATCATCCAATTTGCCCTAAGCTACTTGATGTCCTGAATTGTAGTCATATGTCAGTTTTATAATTTGGTGCTATAATTTGTAGCACTGACCTCCTTGACCAAAGTCAGCAGCAATGCACATCCTTAGCAGTTTAACACGGACAACACCGTGAAGCAGGCTCAAACATGTCTATCTGCAGAGTGCATTAGTGTCGAGTGCAGGCCAGTGATGGGTACATTTCTTTGGTAAACCGCTAGTTTATAAACAGAAATATAATCAAATTATGACGTATAACGTTTAGTGTGTTATTGAAGTTAAGTAGCACTGCAGTACAGCTATTTGAATGGTCTCTTGTTTCTGTCACTTTCACATTGTGCGTAGCTAACAGCAGACAGTCTTTCTTTTATGTCAGCCTCTCTACATCTTCAGAAACActcacattttaatttctcAGAACCGGCTGACACTTGGATACATTGGCCATAAACTGAGGCCATTAGAAGCAAGTGAGACAAAGGAAGAGGGGCTATTTTTAGTGCAGATTGGAATGCCTTGCCTTATTTGGAGTGGTTTAATGATGCGCCGGAGACTGAAAAGAATAATATATCCCACTGATTCAGGAAGCAAACGTCCTCCTCCAGTGAGGTCTGAAGAGCCAGGGTTACTGTTTGTATACGTTTGCACTTGATGGTGCAGCCGCTTGAGTAGTAGAAATACAGTAGTCCTAGTACTACTTGTGCCTGCTGTTAACAGGGGGACTTATTCCCTGTAATTAGATTGTCTCTTTGCAGGTTTCGTGACAGATTTCATGGAGAAAGTGAACGAGGGAACAAAAGAGGTGAGAATTCTCATAAAAAATGAGTAAACACCTAATACTTAGCAAGCGTACAGAGCAACACTACAGTCTATACATGGTCAATATTTCCTGTACTGCCCAGGGGAATCTGCATGGCTGAGAAAATGGGTCCAATTTCCTACCACAAAATCAATGCTAAGATGTCACCATAGCATCCATTTTAATAAAACTCATCGATATATTTTATAGCCCCAGAAGCATCTTTCAAGTTTCATTTTAGTGTCCTACATTTGCAGCTTTAAGATACGTAGATTTGCCTGTGTTTCAAGAATGCACTACAGATCTGTCACTGACTGTTAGAAAgctacaacatcaacaacatttTCTGAGGGACAGCCTGaaggagaaaaaacaacaaaagcatgCCACAAGCACACCACTATGCCAAGTTACCAGGAAGTTAGTGTTCTTTACCCAAGATCGACATGCTATATTGGAGTTATTtcttatcaataataataattatcatcatAATAGTCATGGTAATAATTATAATGCAGGTACACCTCTATCAGCTCTAGTTTTTGCTTTATGTGTTTAAAACAATATATTACTGTCAACTAGCACAGTACATGGCACATTCAATTTATTTCATCCATTTCTTTTGTTCGCGCATTGGCATTAGCTAATAGCTATATTGATTATTCTGAAAGCAGTTAATACGCTCAACACgtagcaaaaaaaaatcaaccaaGATATAAATGTAACTCAGAAAAATATACAGTGAATACAAAAGCTAAAAAATATCAGTAGACATCACCGAATATTCTTGTGCGCATCTCTCCCCAGCTATCCTCATTCCTTGTAATTCACAAATTCTCCTCTACCATTGACCTTGATGTTTACAAGAGGACCGGGGAATAGAATAAGACCAGACACTTCCAGGCTTGGTAGTGTAGTACTATCAGtcatgcatatactgtacatcacacAATCAGTGAAGGTGCCCCTATTCAAGCCAGTTAATCTCCCAGTATATCTCCAACACCTCCTTTGTTACTTGCATAAATGGATTGTCTTATTACAGTTAGAAAAAATGAAGCGTTTATGCATAAAAGGCTGTACTATAATTGTTTTTGCTTTGCAGCTTTACTGGGGAATGACTTGAGTATGCCACAGACCCTGTCGTTTTATGTTCTCAGGGGGAAGGAATGCAAGAAGGGGTCAGTCAAGAAGCACAGGGGAGTCACAGGGTAAACATCACACCTGTATTTTACTTCATGTATTCTTGGTATTTGATTGATTGTATACCCtaataaaaagctgaaaaaagaaaaaaaaattaagctgATTAAAATTATGAATTCAGTTACTACTTGGATTTTGGTTGTTAATGTACTagtataatataacataacataatgaagTAATATTTTCACCTTCAGTTCCTTTAGATACATGGTTACTCACAAGCTGATGAATGatgattttgtgtttttaaaaaagcacattGATATTGCATTGTGTCGTTGGAGACAGGTGTGTTCTAAGTGAATTGTTGTTTGGTGAATTGTTCAGCAGAACAGCATATTTTCCAATTGATATGCTACCAAAATAGCATCTTTATTAACTGTGACACAAAACTACCTTGATCTCAGCTTTAGCCTAAAGAGCGTTAAATAATGAGAGTTTGAAATGGAGAACAGCCCAAAATATTTTCATCTCAAAAGGTATTTCACATTCTGCCAGGTCATCCGTACCGGAACAGAGACGAGGGCGGCAAAAACATGCCAGCGGTCGGCAGCAAAGCCAAGGGCAAGGACCGCCTGACTGGCAGAGCGAGGAGGTGAGTGGCTCCCTGGCTCCTGTACTgcacctcacccccccctcatatggggcagcctggagTGTAGTGACTAACGTACGTGCATGACTGGcgcccggaaggttggtggttaaagccctggtgtagccgtgATACAATCAGCACAGCTCTTGGGCCTTGAGTAAGTGCTTTTTAGTGAGACATAAGTGATATTTGATTACATGCCAACTTATGCTGAAGCCATATActgaaacaaatgcaaaatagaTATTGTCTTCAGTAATCAAACAACTTCATGAAACATGATAGAAATAATTTTGATGGTGGTTATTTGCTCATGTAACATATTTTAATAAGTTTGTCAATTGTTAGTACTACTTGTAACTGGTATATTTTGCTTACTACCACAGTCAACATTTATTTCATCCCGCAAgtgaaaatgttgttttctgGTCCTCATTTCTTTGATCAAATAATCTAATTGAATAATCTCTGTGTTGGTTAAAAACATACATTGAAAGGGTTCATCATTGTGTCTTGATTCCAGGTGCATGTTTGCCCTGAAGTGGTAAAAATAGGAACTATTCATAGTGTCTGAATCACTGATCCCATCGGGGGGCTTTAGAATGTCGCACAGGAGTCAGGTCTGGTTGTGCTGGCCCTCCCCTGTTTCCAGGGACTTTCTGTATGCTCACTGCAAAGGAATATTTTCATGCTTTTTAACTTGATAAATTGTGAAGATTTTATGTCACTGCCACAAATAATCTGGGAGAAATATGATGTTATGAACTTTTTCTCTTTTACAGAGACCTATATAAAGTGCATAAAATGGCTCATTTGTTCTTGCGCTGCCTTTCGAACGCTTTCAAATTCTCTCAGTGGTGCTTGTGCAAATGAAGCTGCTGGTGGTGGCAGCTCTCTTCAGTGGAGATGTGGATGACATGGCGGAGAGCAGTTGGGATGTGCTGGGGTGGGCGATCGCTCCAGTTATTAGATGGACCACTGAATCTAATGGAAGAGCGTGGGGAAGTGGTGGTGGGGACTGGTGCAGCTGCTGAATACTCAAGGCTCTTATGCTCGTACAGTAGACCTAACTGTTCAGCACACACAATATGTGTACTCCACAGCAGGAATCTGTGCTCAGCCGTGTCTATTCCAGTCTTGCAATTCTTATCAATATTCATCattattgtttgtatttttgaaaaGCCATTGATTACTTTTAAAACTAAGAATATAAGAAATGCTGAATTAGGGCTTATATTCGCCATATCCTTGAGTCCAGTTCTCTTGAGGAAGTTGTCAAAATCTTTAATTGACTGATGGGGGTGTAttgattgtttcattttattggtTGAATGGTTCGGTGATTGGTGGATGAAATGGCTATTTTGAAATAGATTACTTGATTACCTTGTCATTTAATTTGAACTGTTTGTGGATTTCAGATGGGATGCTAAGGAGGAAGATGACGCACAGGTCAGTCATCGATCCAGTGTCTGGGTTTAACTCTCTATGCGTGCTTGTTTCTATGGTCAGTAAATATTGTCAAGGcatacttttttatatttctcaaCTAGTGCTATGTACTGTAGGTTGTCATTGAGGTTCACACATTTCATGTTATATATTTGTACGAATCTGTGATATGAGGcttagaggagagagtggaaaaGCCTCCATGATTAAAGAGGTGCAGATGATTCAgatgctgcagtgtctgcattcAGATGCTTTCTTTGATTGAGCTTGAGATTGAGAAAAGatttcaaacaaacatttttaagtATTGCGCTCCTGACTATGAACACCACAGGTGCTGGAGACTTAAAAAGATAGAAATAAAGACTTTTCACATCTGTCCCTCGTGAGAGACTCAAACATCTCTGAAAGCTGAATGGGCGTTTAGGATTAAGTTTTACTTTATTGCTCCTGTAGACAATGGAGACCAGCCTTGAAGAATTTTTGGAGGAACTGGATGCCTTCGTTGGGCCGGAGGTGGACTTGAGCCCCAAGTCGAGGGAGGAGAGCAAGGAGGAGGAAATTGGGAAGGGCTTGCACACAGGCACTGTGGGTGCTGATGAAGCAGGGTCCAACGATGCTGTTGATGGAGATCaccctgtgggagacgaggtaGCCCCTCAGCCTGGCCCAGGCCATGGGTCTAACGACACAGCCTCTAACCCAGGCCGTGGGGCTAATGACACAGCCTCTAACCCAGGCCGTGGGGCTAATGACACAGCCTCTGACCCAGGCCATGGGGCTAAAGACGCAGCCTCTGACCCAGGCCATGGGGCTAACAACGCAGCCTCTAACCCAGGCTGTGGGGCTAACAACACAGCCTCTGACCCAGGCCCTGGGGCTAACAACACAGCCTCTGACCCAGGCTGTGGGGCTAACAACTCTGCGGacccaggctctggaactcCAGCTGCCAGCCAGGGAGAAAAGGCTCCGATACCACGCAGGTCTCCTGAAAAAAAGGTCCGCTTCTCCGAAGAGAACGTCAAGGAGACCAAGGCGCCCGCAGAGGCTGCACCGAGCCCAGTTCCCCCCCAGCCTGAGGTGATGGGAGCCATTAAAGGAAGTTCACACGTCGGCCCGTCTCCCTCGGCGGTGACAGAGGAGGCCAAGCAGACCCTGGCGTCAGGCCTGAGGGGACCCGCCGGTGAAGGAGTCCAGAAACGGGACCAGGAGGCCTCTGACCTCCCCCACAGCAGTGCCCCTGTTAGCAGTG is a window of Conger conger chromosome 1, fConCon1.1, whole genome shotgun sequence DNA encoding:
- the LOC133108097 gene encoding coiled-coil domain-containing protein 9B isoform X3, whose product is MFRKKDQKDAELDKKIEALRKKNEALMKRYQEVEEDKKRAEEEGMALQGRKGKAEDLTITINKSTNETRVVTKKTGCGDAANARGVQDPAELDINPFGMGRGKRRQLLVTMAGNTKGKRIVSEKRAQNHPPSPGGMKDVTEEEDVECARRGRHLQASKPDSWPQEDELMQERQGLTEESQWLAECDPYYKDVDGPDLQSHTDLTVPTSREEQLEYLRWKKEREQIDRERVARHKNAKGQWRRAWDMDKSENMFRDRFHGESERGNKRGGRNARRGQSRSTGESQGHPYRNRDEGGKNMPAVGSKAKGKDRLTGRARRWDAKEEDDAQTMETSLEEFLEELDAFVGPEVDLSPKSREESKEEEIGKGLHTGTVGADEAGSNDAVDGDHPVGDEVAPQPGPGHGSNDTASNPGRGANDTASNPGRGANDTASDPGHGAKDAASDPGHGANNAASNPGCGANNTASDPGPGANNTASDPGCGANNSADPGSGTPAASQGEKAPIPRRSPEKKVRFSEENVKETKAPAEAAPSPVPPQPEVMGAIKGSSHVGPSPSAVTEEAKQTLASGLRGPAGEGVQKRDQEASDLPHSSAPVSSVAVVSHAAGPEPQDASETEMVEQKQDEPQGLPPEPETGQRATDGDSASLPEESAHQPLKHSKNARSPEEMINSSLSVMTLDSGAPQSYHETSNAKVKENGKIV
- the LOC133108097 gene encoding protein SPT2 homolog isoform X1, which produces MAYYIPGTWNLDMEEIFWHATDRGYSSDAFILSKYGATFHKNGGTEENAIPDRDVSMHSEMDESPTDVMFRKKDQKDAELDKKIEALRKKNEALMKRYQEVEEDKKRAEEEGMALQGRKGKAEDLTITINKSTNETRVVTKKTGCGDAANARGVQDPAELDINPFGMGRGKRRQLLVTMAGNTKGKRIVSEKRAQNHPPSPGGMKDVTEEEDVECARRGRHLQASKPDSWPQEDELMQERQGLTEESQWLAECDPYYKDVDGPDLQSHTDLTVPTSREEQLEYLRWKKEREQIDRERVARHKNAKGQWRRAWDMDKSENMFRDRFHGESERGNKRGGRNARRGQSRSTGESQGHPYRNRDEGGKNMPAVGSKAKGKDRLTGRARRWDAKEEDDAQTMETSLEEFLEELDAFVGPEVDLSPKSREESKEEEIGKGLHTGTVGADEAGSNDAVDGDHPVGDEVAPQPGPGHGSNDTASNPGRGANDTASNPGRGANDTASDPGHGAKDAASDPGHGANNAASNPGCGANNTASDPGPGANNTASDPGCGANNSADPGSGTPAASQGEKAPIPRRSPEKKVRFSEENVKETKAPAEAAPSPVPPQPEVMGAIKGSSHVGPSPSAVTEEAKQTLASGLRGPAGEGVQKRDQEASDLPHSSAPVSSVAVVSHAAGPEPQDASETEMVEQKQDEPQGLPPEPETGQRATDGDSASLPEESAHQPLKHSKNARSPEEMINSSLSVMTLDSGAPQSYHETSNAKVKENGKIV
- the LOC133108097 gene encoding uncharacterized protein LOC133108097 isoform X2 → MIADSMQPPAPLAAAARLEGAQLSPMTSEMHRPSPTDVMFRKKDQKDAELDKKIEALRKKNEALMKRYQEVEEDKKRAEEEGMALQGRKGKAEDLTITINKSTNETRVVTKKTGCGDAANARGVQDPAELDINPFGMGRGKRRQLLVTMAGNTKGKRIVSEKRAQNHPPSPGGMKDVTEEEDVECARRGRHLQASKPDSWPQEDELMQERQGLTEESQWLAECDPYYKDVDGPDLQSHTDLTVPTSREEQLEYLRWKKEREQIDRERVARHKNAKGQWRRAWDMDKSENMFRDRFHGESERGNKRGGRNARRGQSRSTGESQGHPYRNRDEGGKNMPAVGSKAKGKDRLTGRARRWDAKEEDDAQTMETSLEEFLEELDAFVGPEVDLSPKSREESKEEEIGKGLHTGTVGADEAGSNDAVDGDHPVGDEVAPQPGPGHGSNDTASNPGRGANDTASNPGRGANDTASDPGHGAKDAASDPGHGANNAASNPGCGANNTASDPGPGANNTASDPGCGANNSADPGSGTPAASQGEKAPIPRRSPEKKVRFSEENVKETKAPAEAAPSPVPPQPEVMGAIKGSSHVGPSPSAVTEEAKQTLASGLRGPAGEGVQKRDQEASDLPHSSAPVSSVAVVSHAAGPEPQDASETEMVEQKQDEPQGLPPEPETGQRATDGDSASLPEESAHQPLKHSKNARSPEEMINSSLSVMTLDSGAPQSYHETSNAKVKENGKIV